CCAGTTTATATTCACATCACGATGGGTGAAGGTGCTTTTTCCATCTAGACCCAGAGCTCCATTCTCAAAAATGATGGTGGCAATCACTAAAAATGGaatgtgaaaaggaataaatataatatgaatattaattaataaaattaattgagAAATATTGACAGATCAATTGTATATAtccacaatatatattatttattattatatctcTCCATGTTTAATTATTGGTTTGTTTagaattatataaatgtaatattatgtttgttaaagttattaaaaagtGCCACTAATATTCATATGAACTAGCAAAAGTCTTACCATCCAAGTTATACTCCAGGAAAACCATGGTGGACGTGCAAGTGGACTTCAATGTGCAAACAATTCCTGACTCTGTGTTTTCCATATTTCCAGTCCATGTATTGTTGTGAACTGGGGAAGACATTTTGACAGTGGCTGACAGGGCACCAAAGGTTGGAATAAACACACCAGCTGGGAGATGGAGTGATATCTCTGGGACTTCAATTTTTTGTTCAGGGATGATAATAGTTGGCAATTCAAAATGATATAGTGTTTTTGTGATGTCATCCAGACGTATTGGGTACTCGCCAATGTCGAATGCTTTGGGAAGGTTAAATGGTGAGATGGTAATTTCATACTGTGGCAAACTTACAAACAAATGAGCCATCTTGTCtttcagatattttgttttagCATTTATGCTAGGGATTTCCACTTTTGGTAAACCAGGCAAAATTATATCAAAGTTAGGTGTACTGATCTCATTGGGGATTTCTAGATTTGTCAAATCAATGACAAAGGACGGTACATGGAGAGTAGTGAAAGGTACAGTAAACTCCGGAACAGCTATGACTGGTGGTATTGAGACATAATCAGGCAGGTCAGGCTCTTCGAATCGCATATCAACCTCCCTAATCATTTGCGGAATTTCTTTAAACCAATTCGGAATGCTGACTGTTGTTTGCGGGATATTAAACGTCACGCCATTTTCAAACAATCTTGTTGGTAGCGCAAACAGTGTTCCCTCCATGCTCTTGGTGTATATCACAACAGTTGAAACATTGAGGAACTGTAATTGGTCAGTTTTGGTGACCTCACCAAATTTAAATATGTCCCATAGACTCTTATGGTAGACTGGCAATTTGATGGACTTCAGGAATGCAACATCCCCCTCAATGGATTCAGACATTTCCATGCGGATTTCAGACTCATCGTTTGATAGTGTCAGATCAGAGGAATGGATCAGTGTTGCTAGTTGTTCCTTGCCACTccaaagtaatttttgcttgtCTGAAGTAATGGAAAGATCTGCATTCTGCACCATACCAGCATGACCGAGGTCACTCGGCTGTGATATGTCAATATCAAGATTAGCTGTCAAAGTCGTCAGTGGAACAAACTCAAGTGTCAACCTCACATTTTGCTTTCCGTTTGTTGAAAACGATGCAATACTAACTGCATTAGTGCTTGTGTAAGTCATCGTAGCATAAATACGCCGCAGAGAGGCCTCAAGAGCGAGGTTCTTAGTGATGTCCATATTCAAGGAACCAGCCTTTTGGTGGTAGATCTTAGATGTTACATCAGTTTTCAGTGTGGAACGAAGACCATTGGCATTCACATAAATAGTTGCTTCATTGGCCAAAGATCCAGCAAGATTTGCACTTTCCATGATGGTTGTATCTGTTTTTCCGTTCCAAGTGCTCTCCAAAGAGAAATAGGATGACAGCGCCTCGAGAGCAAAATTGTGATCAATGCTTCCAGTGCCTTCCATCTTGATTACaggtaaattatatattattttaaacattagaTTAGAGGCTATATTTGGTTTAGACTTAGTATTACCACGAACCACTTGATGTAGGTCCATCGTAAAAACTGGAAGCTTAATTTTTGCTAGGTTTGTTAAGGAAGCCTCCATATTCCTCTTGGTGAGGCTCACAGTGCTTTCATGACTACATTCAGCACTCATATGTGCAAAGGACAGACTTGTGGCCATCTTCAGACCTCTCCTTTTATTGATGGTGGTACTACCATCAAGTTTAGCTTTTAGGACATCGAACACGGATGTTGACGAGACATCAAACTTGATGACAATGTCAGACTGATTATACAGGCCACCATTGGCATTCAGAGATATTACAGGAGATTTGATTGAGAAATCATATGTCATATTTCCAAATGCAGGTATCATGATGTTATTCTGAATTTCTGGTATTGTAAATGTGGGTAGGGTCAAGTCTCGAAGCGTCTCAGGCACATACAAGACTGGTAGCTCCAAAGATGGAAGCACAAGGGTGTATGATGGCACCGAAAAACCCATCAAAGGAACTTTAAAGCTTGGTGTGCTTACCTCCTTGGGTATGAAATAACTAAATGCGGGCAATTCGGCTCGGAAGGCTGAAACCTCAATGTTTAGTATGGGTATGGTGTATCCAGGAACAGTGAAATATCTTGGTGGCTGGTTTGATGTGTCAATTTTGTACTTTTCATACTGAATTCTGGCTTTGTTGTAGGAATTGGTGAGGGCATCAAAAATGTGGTCTCGTCCGAGTTCAAAATGCAGACTCAAGATCTTGGCATTTTCATTGAAGGTTTCATAGATCGGCTCAAGGTTTAGATCAAATATGTGCTTGTCTGGGTTTTTCTGATACAAGAGCTTGAAATCAATGTCAAATGATTGCTGAGGAGTGGTCAGAAGATCTTTCAGACCATAATCTTCCCAAAGAGAAAATTCTTtgattttttgtgttttcataCCCAGGTATGGGATCATAATTTCTGGAATACTGAGTGGAACAGTCAAAAAGTCAAGATTGGCTTCACCATCAACAAAACCATAGATTCCAGCTTCATTTTCACTGTTATCCAAAGTAAagttgtgtttgtatttgtacTGATTGAAGCGAGCCAGACCTACCCAAAAAGCATGTTGCTTATTGGAGTTCAAGGTAAATCCAAAGTCATCTTGGAGATCAATTTTTCCAGTCAGCTTTAGAGGCAAGAGAATTTTAGAGTTACCTTTATTTCTGCAATCAAGTGTGACCTCAAATGGTTGAGCCAAGAACTCACATGCGTTGGATATACTTCCACTCATTTTTCCAATGAGCTCAGCGTTATGTGAAATTCCTATTTCCATTCGGACATCCTCCATTTGAGCCTTTCCTTTAAGCGTCAAAACACTGCCCTTAATGAAAGGCGCCTCAGTCTCAGCCCTGGCATCAACAGTAATGTGGCTCAGGATGACAGACTCTGCATTAACTGACTGCTTCATCTTAAGGTTTCTGCTATTTGTTTCTCCTTCAAAATTGAGCCTTGCTGCACCAGCGTTGACAGTGAACTCCAAATTGCTCTTGTGTGTAATTTCATCAGAATAGTCATCAATGGACTTGATGGTCCTTGATTGACTTAATGGAGACCATTTTCCACTTCCCACTGTTCCAATGGTCATGGATATAATCCCGGATTCAAAGCGAGCCTCTGCTCTTTTGGTTATTATAGCCTGACTGGAAAAATCTATGTTGGGTATGTTCAGATTATGCGTGTAAGTTGTGTCTATATTTGCAGATATTCCATTTTTTAAAGCTATGCCTACATTGTTAATCAAATCAACTGTGTATATATGAGTGATGACTTTAGCAGCTGTCTTGACTGTTGCTTCTGCTGAAGGACCACTTAAGAGAACAGAACCCTCATGGTCAATTCCAAAGGCCTTGTGACTAACTTTCACAGTCTCACTAATAaccatttttctcatttttggagcttcaatTTGAAGCATTGCATCCAGAGTATAGTTAAGAAATTCAAGGCTTGACTTTCCCATTGAGTTCAGAGTAGCTTTAAACTGTGGAGATTTGGGTGTTCTGGTTGTGTTCTCGAGAGCTGCTGATGTCATCATTGTATAATGAGGAGAATCTACTTTGAATTCTCCATAAAGTTTGCCGAAAGCTGGCAGGCATGGTTCAAAAGGAATTTCAGGTATTTTGACATCAGGAATTGGCAACATGGTGATCACAAAACTATCCAGTTTCAGTTTTGGAACAGTGATCTCTGGGAATTTAATCTCTGATAGAGTGATCTCTGAGAAAGTAAAATCAGGCAAGTCGGAAAGATAAAGAGCTCGTAAGTTCCCGAAGATGGCTTCAGGGACCACTTCTGGCATTTCTATCTGGCGAACTTTGTCAATGAAATCAATAATGCTCTGCTTGATTTTCTCAAAGTCAACTGTGATGGAAGGAAGACTGAACAAGTCCAGAATAGTGAATTCTGGTATTGTTATCATTGCTGGAATTGTAATATCATGTATCCTTGCCATTTTAATCTTAAAGGCAGGAACCTCAAGAGTTGTGAATGGAAGAACAAAGGTAGGCGCATCAATTTCTGCCATCTTTAGAGCGTTGAGAACTCCCTCCACAGCTTGAGTGATTTGATTGAGGAACGTCTTATCTTCAACCATCTTCTTAATTTCATCAATGAGTTTTATGAAATGTGATGAGATGTATTCAATCATGTTGACGTAAGCACCACTTGCCCTTTCCAAGTAAAGTGAGATTTCATCTCTGATGTCCATGTCACTGATTCTCTGCCTCGCATCCTCGAGAATGTCTTGGATCTTCAGTTTTATGTCTTTATATGCAGTAGTGTCAATTACATCTATAATATTCTTGCAAACTTCAGCTATCcttgtatttttcattttctccaaATAATCAAAAACCGTCACCTGCATCTCTTTTATAAACTCTCTGGATGCCTCTATTTTTTGTGGGATTTCATAAACTTCATTTATCTGCTTGTTAATATAATTGACTATGTTCTTTACTTTTTCATTTACTTCATCAACAAATGTGTTGTAATCAAAGGTTCTTAATGTCTTTATAATCAAGAGAATgtactcatttaaataatctatAATCTTTTTGAAATCTATAATCTTTAACAGAGCAACAATTCTATCCAAGACCTCCATAACCTTATCCGAGATGTACTCAAACTGGATAGATTTTAAAGTATCCACAACAGCCTGCACCAGCTCTTGGATTCTGTACTGCTTGACTAATATAATGGCCTGCTGCACAAAAACTTCAATTTTCTTGTCAATTTCATACCTTAATATAAGCTCTTGTGCATTTAAGTAAACTCTATTGATTTTCTGTGGAACTTCGTATTCATCTATCCAGTTGACAATGACATCCTTTGCAGAATCCAGCACTCTCTCAATGTCTTCATATGGGATTTGATCAGATAGTTCTTCCACATATTCAGTCAAGTCAAATGAGATTATATAGTCTCTCAGACCGTCAAGTAACATCTTGATGTCAAATGTCTCAACAATCTTCCTCAGTTCGCTCAGCTTTTCCTGAAGTTTggttttaatttcatattttgcaTCCAGTTGTTTCAACCAAGCAGCACTGCTGTCCTGCAGCTTTTGTAAATCAATCTGTCTTATTATATCTTCAATACCATCAATGCCTCTGatgattgttttggttatttcaTACTTCTCATCAAAAGCTTTAAGTTCATCTCCAATCTGCATCAAAATGTCAGAGACAGAATTGGCCCACGATCCACTCTCAATGGCATCTTTGATTTGAATCATCAGATCCCTAATTCTTGTTGCTAAATCAATAATTTTCTTTCCAGAAGCTTGCTTAATTTCCTCTGCATATGCATCAAGGTCATCTATTGATACAGTGTAGTCATGTATGAGGGAAATCAGCTGGTTCTTGACATTGTTGACTTTGTTCTCTAGGTCCATGTCCACTATGATGTCATTCACTTTTTGTGGGAGTTCATCCAACTTGTTTCTAAACTGACCTATCAAACCATTGATATCTAAACTGTTGATGTAGTTTTGGAGGGATTCAAATTTATGAAGAATTGCATTTTTCATTCTTTCAAAGGCAGCAGGGAAGCTCTCGAtgaatggaaaataaataatgtgacaGTCTCCGTTCTTATCATACTTGACAAACCCAGAAGCACTAAACTTTTGATTGTCTAATGGaatatcactagatattgtttcagtgttcaaaagatttgtttgaAGCACTCCAGAGAACTGGACCCCCATCTCATTTTCTTTGTTGTAAATATTGACATCTTGGTTGTATGCATGATTGTTTAGCTTTGACTTAACCTTCCATACCACAGACTGTTCATTAGGTATCAGAATGCTGTCAAACTTGTTTTCAATGTGCGTTTCAAGTGACTCTCCATTTGGCAACATGTGTACAGCAGAAGCTCTGCATTCATGGGACTTAGCAATGGCCAATGGTTCAGCTTTCAAGAGGAACTTACTGTAGAGCTGACCACTGTGTTTACCATAAAACTTCACACTGCCATCACTGTTCAAAATGGCATCGATTGTAAGGCTAAATGGCATGGCCATTGTGCGAATGTTATTTTCAAGACGTAAAGATTCGCAATTTACTTGTGTCTTGCTGTTCATAATAGAAGACAGTCCAGCAAAATCCAAGTCGAAGTTGTTACTTATCTGGGAATCAAAGACTTTTGCTGTTGTATTGCATTTGATGGTGCCAGCCAGATCTGCGTAAGTAAATTCACAGCTGTGCTTAACATTATCCTCTTCCCCGTACTTCCCACTGAGGCTTCCAGCTACATCCATCTTAAATGGCTCCATCTTTAGGTGACCATCACCACTGAGTCCAAAATCAAAAATCTCAAGTTCGTTATTGGCACTTATCGATGTGATAAACGGCCtcatattaatcttaatgtcgTGATTGTAGGACGCTCCATCACAGATGAAACTGTCCATTTTGGAGCGGAAAGCTAAGGTCCATAACGTTATAGTCAGGGTATGTGTGCACTCCGATCTCATTTTTTGTAAGTTACCCATCATAGTATTAGACAGACTCAGTCCTTGCTTATTAATACCAAAGTTCATTGTGTTTCTTGCAGTTCCATCAAAGGcattccctttaaaaacacTGGTTAGAAACACTTCTTTGGGTGAAATCTTTCCCTCCACATTGAGCTCAACTGTGTTATCCTGTGTTGATCCTTTTGATACAAGGGACATGGAGGTTCCATCGCCATCAATACCACCACTGAAGTTATTTTCAAAAGTCAAAGAGACTCCATCAATGGTTGTCATGCAACTGGTCGTCAAGCCATTTGCTCCAATAGTAAGTGTGCCTTTGTGTGTCCCACGTCCATCTTCAAAATTCAGCAAACCTTCTGTGTTAATTTCAAGGCCGTTACTGTTTAGGGATCCAGTTAGGAGAGAGTATGCATGATGTGTTGCATCATCTGCCTGGGATTCAACTTTCAGTCTGGCTTCCTCACTCGTGACATCAAGTTCAGCTTTACAGCGGAGCGCTTTTCCAAGTGCAGTCGTGCTACCATCCGACTTCACAGACAGCTGGCCTTTCTTGTGCTTTAACTCTGCCACGTGCTTCAGAACATCATTTTGCGCATTTGTTTTGGACAAAAGTGACAGCTCTCCATTGACGTAGGATCCTTTGATCACATTCTGACCTTGGATAATTGAGGAGTCGAACTTCAATGTGGACTCTCCTTTTCCTTCTCTTTTGAGCATATTGTAGATATAAGTTTGGCTAAGGGTGGAGTTAGCATAGAGAGAGCCTATCCTGATAAATCCATCAAAGTTTCCATCTCCAATGACTTCATCACTCGAGGAAGCTGACTGAGCCGAATAATACACAGAGGTGTCTAGACCAAGTGGACTAGATGCTTCAATCCTGTAGTTGGTCCTACCACTGATTTTATCAGCCATACTCATAGTTTCAAAGATACTCAGGCTGGCGTCAAGTAAACAATGACTGAAGGATCCATTTACAATGTACTTCAGAGTATCATCGACTGTACCAGTGATCATACCCATACCTATgtgaagagaaaataaaaattacatttaataaataatgaataataataattagtaataatttaataaaatgtgataataataataacaacaaagtGTTAATGTACAGAAAAATTTAAGTGaagtaaaataaattcaaataaacagAAGATGCCATTATGACATCTTTGTGGTGATTTTTGATGACTTAAATACCTTCAATTTTGTATGACAGGGGTGTCACAGGGCAGCTGGCCATCACTTTGTACTTAGCAATGTAACTAGGAACGTCAACAGTGTTGTTTCCACCTAAGATGGAACCCTCCCAGTCATAAAAGTTGCTGTTCATCTTGACAGACACCTCTGCTACACCTAATATGGGTAAGGAGAAGTCTAAACTGCGGGGAATTGTGAATGATGGAATCTTATAGTTGTT
This window of the Ctenopharyngodon idella isolate HZGC_01 chromosome 17, HZGC01, whole genome shotgun sequence genome carries:
- the apoba gene encoding apolipoprotein B-100 isoform X1 → MDTKLCLLLFLSAHLFAEAYAEVVEEDSGEGQPSICPLSARFKNLRKYVYQYTAESKNGVTGTANLRNGPKISCQVEIEVPQTCNFVLHTKECVLSEVSVIDAQGQPVYRQAAGAEAFQVAMEKNPLNFVVEQVTSVSIYPEKDEPDNILNIKRGIISALLVPVLEEEHNEKMSTVHGICKTRVTVNSRKDIDTDVTVVRDLSDCSHFSPHSLPTSLLSLLPGLNGPMSKLISSTQTCHYQFDNRRKHMTEAQCTEKHLFIPFSHEGQYGISSEVKQSLTLQDSVKINSRYFSKDDALEKKLFLEEVEDKLPVQSKDDVLATMRELNMLSSSGKSQQRASLFHKLVSEVRGLKNETLSGAVDEMMKISEWLTWQTLFQCGTNECTSAIMQILRTSDESAREVDAIVYALSLLPQANPQRVRDMLSMAQNKPRKAIMYALANTVKQLPQDQATSTREVKEVAKFMEFMLGDCSGDEDSTFLTLRVIGVMGKYMEGFPSLKSSLLNCMGQTYASLPVQKAAIQAFRLMERNSDVRSALIQQYENTEAPAQKRIAAYLMLMRNPEVANKVLRKLKSEQNEQVKSFVSSHIANILESEDPNLSTAKDYILKAVQGDASFNAMDFTKFSRSYKIEVPLVGSVESNMIFDSANYMPREVMLATTLDNFNAEILEIGLEGEGFEPAIEVFFGENGFFPDTISKAMYWATDKIPHPIKRVLDKWISPLRGERMKRQVPQDIMRNMEEYLSEFKKRLEQIEDAPKGLAYLRFMGTELGYLKTNELSLIIQYIKLYTETFKSMSVNLMGKLISSLDNEVFVHYMFLDKAFILPTSAGFPLKFSLSGVLAPGVKGGMTIDRMMQQLSFMPSVGVEFVTQMGVYIPEFVVAGIETHTNMYHESAVNAKVTVSDSQIKLSIPAPQGNIQLFSISNKLLSVTSTQTKIVPSMVEDRTDSTECNPILPGMNYCTILRYSNASLTNNAPYYPLTGETRLALELHPTGEVPEYTATIAYALLREGKEGRHKVDSVKIVLKAESAEPTEATAVVKYNRNKNVLTTDFQIPDYDFEAGIKLAVTDSSAKGKKMRGITIDVTNKDIPQISLVGHARLESMRDGLIELQLAVPALQMDTSATATLKNNNGLVLQLETAFNMPETTSVQKAILRYDNNKVELEMKSDLNSEVEKLFPNMEEYRSQLQASIDDILDQKVTKTDMKLRHIVSKGLEAVNIWLEKLAAGSSFVNIQRSKRSTPELTLPSLPEKIYLKSDALMRYQFNKGRISISLPLLLGGKSSAELNIPPTLTLPQIQIPLIGLDIPENNYKIPSFTIPRSLDFSLPILGVAEVSVKMNSNFYDWEGSILGGNNTVDVPSYIAKYKVMASCPVTPLSYKIEGMGMITGTVDDTLKYIVNGSFSHCLLDASLSIFETMSMADKISGRTNYRIEASSPLGLDTSVYYSAQSASSSDEVIGDGNFDGFIRIGSLYANSTLSQTYIYNMLKREGKGESTLKFDSSIIQGQNVIKGSYVNGELSLLSKTNAQNDVLKHVAELKHKKGQLSVKSDGSTTALGKALRCKAELDVTSEEARLKVESQADDATHHAYSLLTGSLNSNGLEINTEGLLNFEDGRGTHKGTLTIGANGLTTSCMTTIDGVSLTFENNFSGGIDGDGTSMSLVSKGSTQDNTVELNVEGKISPKEVFLTSVFKGNAFDGTARNTMNFGINKQGLSLSNTMMGNLQKMRSECTHTLTITLWTLAFRSKMDSFICDGASYNHDIKINMRPFITSISANNELEIFDFGLSGDGHLKMEPFKMDVAGSLSGKYGEEDNVKHSCEFTYADLAGTIKCNTTAKVFDSQISNNFDLDFAGLSSIMNSKTQVNCESLRLENNIRTMAMPFSLTIDAILNSDGSVKFYGKHSGQLYSKFLLKAEPLAIAKSHECRASAVHMLPNGESLETHIENKFDSILIPNEQSVVWKVKSKLNNHAYNQDVNIYNKENEMGVQFSGVLQTNLLNTETISSDIPLDNQKFSASGFVKYDKNGDCHIIYFPFIESFPAAFERMKNAILHKFESLQNYINSLDINGLIGQFRNKLDELPQKVNDIIVDMDLENKVNNVKNQLISLIHDYTVSIDDLDAYAEEIKQASGKKIIDLATRIRDLMIQIKDAIESGSWANSVSDILMQIGDELKAFDEKYEITKTIIRGIDGIEDIIRQIDLQKLQDSSAAWLKQLDAKYEIKTKLQEKLSELRKIVETFDIKMLLDGLRDYIISFDLTEYVEELSDQIPYEDIERVLDSAKDVIVNWIDEYEVPQKINRVYLNAQELILRYEIDKKIEVFVQQAIILVKQYRIQELVQAVVDTLKSIQFEYISDKVMEVLDRIVALLKIIDFKKIIDYLNEYILLIIKTLRTFDYNTFVDEVNEKVKNIVNYINKQINEVYEIPQKIEASREFIKEMQVTVFDYLEKMKNTRIAEVCKNIIDVIDTTAYKDIKLKIQDILEDARQRISDMDIRDEISLYLERASGAYVNMIEYISSHFIKLIDEIKKMVEDKTFLNQITQAVEGVLNALKMAEIDAPTFVLPFTTLEVPAFKIKMARIHDITIPAMITIPEFTILDLFSLPSITVDFEKIKQSIIDFIDKVRQIEMPEVVPEAIFGNLRALYLSDLPDFTFSEITLSEIKFPEITVPKLKLDSFVITMLPIPDVKIPEIPFEPCLPAFGKLYGEFKVDSPHYTMMTSAALENTTRTPKSPQFKATLNSMGKSSLEFLNYTLDAMLQIEAPKMRKMVISETVKVSHKAFGIDHEGSVLLSGPSAEATVKTAAKVITHIYTVDLINNVGIALKNGISANIDTTYTHNLNIPNIDFSSQAIITKRAEARFESGIISMTIGTVGSGKWSPLSQSRTIKSIDDYSDEITHKSNLEFTVNAGAARLNFEGETNSRNLKMKQSVNAESVILSHITVDARAETEAPFIKGSVLTLKGKAQMEDVRMEIGISHNAELIGKMSGSISNACEFLAQPFEVTLDCRNKGNSKILLPLKLTGKIDLQDDFGFTLNSNKQHAFWVGLARFNQYKYKHNFTLDNSENEAGIYGFVDGEANLDFLTVPLSIPEIMIPYLGMKTQKIKEFSLWEDYGLKDLLTTPQQSFDIDFKLLYQKNPDKHIFDLNLEPIYETFNENAKILSLHFELGRDHIFDALTNSYNKARIQYEKYKIDTSNQPPRYFTVPGYTIPILNIEVSAFRAELPAFSYFIPKEVSTPSFKVPLMGFSVPSYTLVLPSLELPVLYVPETLRDLTLPTFTIPEIQNNIMIPAFGNMTYDFSIKSPVISLNANGGLYNQSDIVIKFDVSSTSVFDVLKAKLDGSTTINKRRGLKMATSLSFAHMSAECSHESTVSLTKRNMEASLTNLAKIKLPVFTMDLHQVVRGNTKSKPNIASNLMFKIIYNLPVIKMEGTGSIDHNFALEALSSYFSLESTWNGKTDTTIMESANLAGSLANEATIYVNANGLRSTLKTDVTSKIYHQKAGSLNMDITKNLALEASLRRIYATMTYTSTNAVSIASFSTNGKQNVRLTLEFVPLTTLTANLDIDISQPSDLGHAGMVQNADLSITSDKQKLLWSGKEQLATLIHSSDLTLSNDESEIRMEMSESIEGDVAFLKSIKLPVYHKSLWDIFKFGEVTKTDQLQFLNVSTVVIYTKSMEGTLFALPTRLFENGVTFNIPQTTVSIPNWFKEIPQMIREVDMRFEEPDLPDYVSIPPVIAVPEFTVPFTTLHVPSFVIDLTNLEIPNEISTPNFDIILPGLPKVEIPSINAKTKYLKDKMAHLFVSLPQYEITISPFNLPKAFDIGEYPIRLDDITKTLYHFELPTIIIPEQKIEVPEISLHLPAGVFIPTFGALSATVKMSSPVHNNTWTGNMENTESGIVCTLKSTCTSTMVFLEYNLDVIATIIFENGALGLDGKSTFTHRDVNINWKHDLSQNLRMKREESSVSSPSRHTLGIDVASQTFADMSFRYASHNNGITSSISSPAAGFIGFQFTRRSPSQFYAKLFSRYLSTPDKDTDLMSFKVTLKNSEKLSVQVGYHINGLSDMINGLKDRLPSITAALLKFINQYHIDHFGIDLNRAVLKLKNALSNGIDRAYQQIPSLIDALQTSVEQLRQHGKNMWRRTLENFPQIDLQELSGRFFRSANELLQKYESNMRVLFNAAMKFLRDTKFHLPGLEEKLTGQELYNRIRQSISKTTDRITTGFFSLMETIADYISSYINKVEFTLPGTTKVISGKNILKDLRSAMKSAKDQIMQAIEGWENLKLETVFQDLLNSVRVYIQRAEEFLNSLRTEKLEEISSRINGFYKEAGNLQVTQKIREWMREAKRGLSELRDFAKSKVQELYNEISMEKLNSNLNDLLMVLESYINSLFKSYLAFMKSLPSYTEPYVRVSNKKTDVDIPLPFYWKSFSEWPSMA